A genomic region of Serratia fonticola contains the following coding sequences:
- the tssA gene encoding type VI secretion system protein TssA — protein sequence MSVLDNLVTACFAGDKAAAIASAMEQTALWNNWLLPISAEFPAGSDLSYDDRFERMREEVNKISGADTALICQNAEALLIEVGKDVRVATYYTWARLQQDGEAGLVEGLALLAGLIAQFGETLYPQRPASRQAAIEWLCGMKIQTTLSLYPEVDDRAGKQMVAVLCLLEQTLAGWEEIYRPNLQGLSSMLDTRLAQSGALFTASDETLNTATMDTPLNAMPSLGAIRSGRDLLDQAKLLTQYLREQPQGWLSAARVMRSLRWDAVHQVPPQDASGRTRLAPPRSELRATLKRLYLQQSWNELLEQIERDFAEGANHFWLDLQWYVCQALAKSSHPLPAWGEIIKRDLGMFLERLPGLELQAFNEGTPFADEVTLAWINQQVSGNQDHWQAEPVSQTPADSNDILALEPEALAIADSDSLDAALNWLAGRPGIDSVRQRWLLRLMMARISEQCGKNEMALHLLAELDSPHQAITLSQWEPALMFEVKARRLKLLRMKAQRGESDKAELASQMEQLLAGLVAIDPARAAVLCH from the coding sequence ATGAGTGTGTTGGATAACCTGGTAACCGCCTGTTTTGCTGGCGATAAAGCGGCAGCGATCGCCAGCGCCATGGAGCAGACGGCGCTGTGGAATAACTGGTTGCTGCCGATTTCAGCCGAGTTTCCTGCGGGCAGCGATCTGAGTTACGACGATCGTTTTGAGCGAATGCGTGAAGAGGTGAACAAGATCTCCGGCGCCGATACGGCCCTGATTTGCCAGAACGCCGAAGCGCTGCTGATTGAGGTCGGCAAGGATGTACGCGTGGCCACCTATTATACCTGGGCGCGTTTGCAGCAGGATGGCGAGGCCGGACTGGTGGAAGGGCTGGCGCTGTTGGCGGGTCTGATCGCCCAGTTTGGCGAAACGCTGTATCCGCAGCGCCCGGCGTCGCGGCAGGCGGCCATCGAGTGGCTGTGCGGGATGAAAATTCAGACTACCTTGTCACTGTACCCGGAGGTCGATGACCGGGCGGGTAAGCAGATGGTGGCGGTGCTATGCCTGCTGGAGCAGACATTGGCCGGTTGGGAAGAGATTTACCGCCCCAATCTGCAAGGGCTGAGCAGCATGCTGGATACGCGTCTGGCGCAGTCCGGCGCGCTGTTTACCGCCAGTGATGAGACGCTGAACACGGCAACCATGGATACCCCTCTCAACGCAATGCCTTCGCTTGGCGCTATCCGTTCAGGACGCGATCTGCTCGATCAGGCCAAGCTGCTGACGCAGTACCTGCGTGAACAACCACAAGGCTGGTTGAGTGCGGCCCGCGTTATGCGCAGCCTGCGCTGGGATGCGGTGCATCAGGTGCCGCCGCAGGATGCCAGTGGCCGAACGCGGCTGGCCCCGCCGCGTAGCGAACTGCGCGCCACGCTAAAACGTCTGTATTTACAGCAAAGCTGGAACGAACTGCTGGAGCAGATAGAGCGCGATTTTGCCGAGGGGGCCAACCACTTCTGGCTCGATTTGCAATGGTACGTCTGCCAGGCCCTGGCGAAATCCTCCCACCCGTTACCTGCCTGGGGCGAGATCATCAAACGCGATCTGGGGATGTTCCTGGAGCGTTTGCCCGGCCTGGAGTTGCAGGCCTTTAATGAGGGTACGCCGTTTGCCGATGAGGTGACGCTCGCCTGGATTAACCAGCAGGTCAGCGGTAATCAGGATCATTGGCAGGCGGAGCCGGTCAGCCAGACACCGGCCGACAGTAACGATATCCTGGCGCTGGAGCCAGAAGCGTTGGCGATTGCCGACAGCGACAGCCTGGATGCCGCCCTGAACTGGCTGGCTGGGCGGCCGGGGATCGACAGCGTCCGCCAGCGTTGGTTATTGCGGTTGATGATGGCGCGTATCAGCGAACAGTGCGGTAAAAACGAAATGGCACTGCACCTGCTGGCCGAGCTGGATAGCCCCCATCAGGCCATCACGCTGAGCCAGTGGGAACCGGCACTGATGTTTGAAGTCAAGGCCCGGCGCTTGAAGTTGCTGCGCATGAAGGCACAGCGCGGCGAAAGTGACAAGGCGGAACTGGCCAGCCAGATGGAGCAGTTGCTGGCCGGGCTGGTCGCCATCGATCCGGCACGTGCCGCGGTGTTATGCCATTAA
- the tssF gene encoding type VI secretion system baseplate subunit TssF yields the protein MDDLTLRYYESEMRYLKEAAQEFALAHPDRAAALNLDRVGALDPYVERLFEGFAFSMGRLREKLDDDLPEFTEGLVSLLWPHYLRTIPSLAVVVLAPDIRGMKMSEAVPAGFEVISQPIGPKQTVCRYRTTQTMPLNPLTISHVTVAAEPDGRSVIRLRFQCSELADWEQVDLRRLSLYLNADTPVSSALHLALTKQKAAMYLRFPGEVDRQPLAGYFSPGGFAEEDRLWPKGDSAFSGYQLLLEYFTFREKFMFVHLNGLEQVSFPAHTAWFELDVVLDTLWDHELPVAAQHIRLHCVPVINLFKVEADPLIISGLESEYLLRPRRLQDGHTEIYSVDGVNGSQRTGESVYVPFTSFRHRGGMLRHTAPERYYHTRVKRGVSGLHDTWLILGGQAWEDDRRLTRETISLQITGTNGQLPRKALRSTLLNRCEQSLQVPLKVQNLCPPTMPCYPPAEDRFHWRVLSHLGSNFLSMMASAEVLRGTLALYDWHDDEMTRRKLESIVDVKHHLIQRFEKGFLLRGIDIEVTLNSDGFSGEGDINLFGEMLNRFFALYADIHLFNQLTLLLQPSGKCLRWNENHSERIPG from the coding sequence ATGGATGATTTAACCCTGCGCTATTATGAGTCCGAAATGCGTTATCTCAAGGAGGCGGCGCAAGAGTTTGCCCTGGCGCATCCCGACCGCGCCGCCGCGTTGAACCTTGATCGGGTTGGGGCGCTGGATCCTTACGTTGAACGCCTGTTCGAAGGCTTTGCATTTTCCATGGGGCGGCTGCGGGAAAAGCTGGATGATGACCTGCCGGAGTTTACCGAAGGCTTGGTCAGCCTGTTATGGCCCCATTACCTGCGCACCATCCCTTCGTTAGCGGTGGTCGTGTTGGCGCCGGATATTCGCGGCATGAAAATGAGCGAGGCGGTACCCGCCGGGTTCGAAGTGATCTCCCAGCCGATCGGCCCCAAGCAGACGGTATGCCGCTATCGCACGACGCAGACCATGCCGCTGAATCCACTGACGATTTCTCACGTGACTGTGGCGGCCGAGCCTGACGGCCGTTCGGTGATCCGCCTGCGTTTTCAATGCAGTGAACTGGCAGACTGGGAACAGGTGGATTTACGCCGTTTAAGCCTGTATCTCAATGCGGATACGCCGGTGAGCTCTGCGCTTCACCTGGCGCTGACCAAGCAAAAAGCGGCGATGTACCTGCGCTTTCCCGGTGAGGTAGACCGCCAACCTTTAGCCGGTTATTTCTCCCCCGGAGGCTTTGCCGAAGAGGACCGTTTGTGGCCGAAGGGTGACAGCGCCTTCAGTGGCTACCAGTTGTTGCTTGAGTATTTCACGTTCCGTGAAAAATTTATGTTTGTGCATCTTAACGGGCTGGAGCAGGTCAGTTTCCCGGCGCATACCGCCTGGTTTGAGCTGGATGTGGTGCTGGATACTTTGTGGGATCACGAACTGCCGGTTGCGGCCCAACATATCCGGCTGCATTGTGTGCCGGTGATCAATCTGTTCAAGGTTGAGGCGGACCCGCTGATTATCAGCGGTCTGGAAAGCGAATACCTGTTGCGGCCAAGGCGTTTGCAGGATGGGCATACCGAGATTTATTCTGTCGATGGTGTGAACGGTTCGCAACGTACCGGGGAGTCGGTCTATGTACCTTTCACCAGCTTCCGCCACCGTGGCGGTATGCTACGCCACACGGCACCGGAGCGCTATTACCACACCCGGGTCAAACGGGGCGTTTCCGGGTTGCATGATACCTGGCTGATTTTAGGCGGCCAGGCCTGGGAGGACGATCGCCGCTTGACGCGTGAAACCATCTCATTGCAGATCACCGGCACCAACGGCCAGTTACCGCGCAAAGCGCTACGCAGCACGCTGTTGAACCGTTGCGAACAGTCGTTACAGGTGCCGTTAAAGGTACAGAACCTGTGCCCGCCGACGATGCCTTGTTATCCTCCGGCGGAGGATCGTTTCCATTGGCGGGTGTTGAGCCATCTGGGCTCGAACTTTCTCAGCATGATGGCCAGCGCCGAAGTGCTGCGCGGCACCCTGGCGCTGTATGACTGGCATGATGATGAGATGACCCGCCGTAAGCTGGAATCGATAGTGGATGTAAAGCATCACCTGATTCAGCGCTTTGAAAAAGGGTTTTTACTGCGCGGGATCGATATTGAAGTCACGCTGAACAGCGATGGCTTCAGCGGCGAAGGGGACATTAACCTGTTCGGTGAGATGCTCAACCGCTTCTTTGCCTTATACGCCGATATCCATCTGTTTAACCAATTGACCTTACTGTTACAGCCTTCAGGAAAATGCCTGCGATGGAACGAAAATCACAGCGAACGGATCCCCGGCTGA
- the tssG gene encoding type VI secretion system baseplate subunit TssG, whose product MERKSQRTDPRLIEQLAPQLYKTNFYRFCQLLEQATPGSPGLGSNSQLSHEPVRFRPHPGMGFPVSELKAIEIDPEQPQRPPTVRTTFLGLYGVESPLPTSYLDDIAQQREGTDAVADFLDIFNHRLTTQFYRIWRKYSYPATFQPGGTDETSQCLLGLVGLGIPGTAEHIGTPVSRFLALLGTLRLPTRTAEGIVALVKLLAADTQAKVTPHDRLQVALAKPVALSSRAPQTLSKRPVLGAQATDVNSQLLLTLYTEAAEEAKAWLPGGALHSDLMALLQVYLGARCHVRLQLSIPRALLPTAQLRCTANNAVQLGRTAALKGGQGPLALQDSDRVTVSLGRYQGVTANPQLREAVNGNYQF is encoded by the coding sequence ATGGAACGAAAATCACAGCGAACGGATCCCCGGCTGATCGAACAGCTTGCGCCGCAACTCTACAAGACCAACTTTTATCGTTTTTGTCAGTTGCTGGAGCAGGCGACGCCAGGCTCCCCCGGTTTGGGCAGCAATAGCCAGCTGTCTCACGAACCGGTCAGGTTCCGACCTCACCCTGGCATGGGGTTTCCCGTCAGCGAATTGAAAGCGATCGAGATCGACCCAGAACAGCCGCAAAGGCCGCCGACGGTGCGCACCACCTTTTTGGGGCTTTACGGCGTAGAGTCACCGTTGCCGACCAGCTACCTGGACGATATCGCCCAGCAGCGGGAAGGCACCGATGCGGTTGCCGACTTTCTGGATATTTTTAACCACCGTTTGACCACCCAGTTCTACCGCATTTGGCGCAAGTATTCTTATCCGGCCACTTTTCAGCCTGGCGGCACGGATGAGACTTCGCAGTGCCTGCTGGGGCTGGTCGGGCTGGGGATACCCGGCACGGCGGAGCATATCGGCACGCCGGTGTCGCGCTTTCTGGCCTTGCTGGGTACCTTGCGGTTGCCCACGCGCACGGCAGAAGGGATCGTTGCCCTGGTGAAGCTATTGGCGGCAGACACGCAAGCGAAGGTGACCCCTCACGATCGGTTACAGGTCGCGCTCGCCAAGCCGGTCGCGCTCAGTAGCCGAGCGCCGCAAACGCTCAGTAAACGTCCGGTGCTCGGGGCGCAAGCCACCGATGTGAACAGCCAGCTGTTGCTGACCTTGTATACCGAGGCGGCAGAGGAGGCAAAAGCCTGGTTACCCGGCGGGGCGTTGCACAGCGATTTGATGGCGTTGTTACAGGTGTATCTGGGCGCACGTTGTCACGTCAGGCTGCAACTGTCTATCCCACGTGCGTTGCTGCCAACGGCGCAACTACGTTGTACTGCCAACAATGCGGTACAACTGGGCCGAACGGCGGCACTCAAGGGGGGGCAAGGCCCCCTCGCATTGCAAGACTCAGACCGCGTTACCGTCAGTCTGGGGCGTTATCAAGGCGTCACTGCCAATCCACAATTACGTGAGGCCGTTAATGGCAATTATCAATTTTAA
- the tssJ gene encoding type VI secretion system lipoprotein TssJ, translating into MKALPVMLLGSALAGCGLTQTVKDGMVSTTKAIFYKQVKVLHLDFTARSAMNNNQSGAPLATVVRVYQLKDRQAFDATDYHSLFAADSQAIKADLLAERDIRITPEGAVSLDMPMEEGTQYVAVAAMFWSPDETNNTWRLVLKREELDPDKPRQIELNNNALVLKPLKK; encoded by the coding sequence ATGAAAGCGCTGCCGGTGATGCTGTTAGGGAGCGCGTTGGCAGGTTGTGGCCTGACACAAACCGTCAAAGACGGTATGGTCTCGACCACAAAAGCGATTTTTTATAAGCAAGTCAAAGTATTGCATCTCGATTTTACCGCGCGCAGTGCGATGAACAACAACCAGAGCGGTGCGCCTTTGGCGACCGTCGTACGTGTTTATCAACTGAAAGATCGGCAAGCGTTTGATGCCACGGATTACCACTCGTTGTTCGCTGCCGATAGCCAGGCCATCAAGGCTGACCTGTTGGCAGAACGTGATATCCGTATTACCCCGGAAGGTGCGGTAAGCCTGGATATGCCGATGGAAGAGGGCACGCAGTATGTGGCAGTGGCGGCGATGTTCTGGTCACCCGATGAGACGAATAACACCTGGCGGTTGGTCCTCAAGCGCGAAGAGCTGGATCCGGATAAACCCAGACAGATAGAACTGAACAACAATGCGTTGGTTCTGAAACCCCTCAAGAAGTGA
- the tssE gene encoding type VI secretion system baseplate subunit TssE gives MNPSLYEMLTGNFADELDLHQVSEEDQVILSVLDNMQRILNCRAGTLAHLPDYGLPDMSKILQGMPGTAHSLMTTLSHTLLKYEPRLQSIKIVLLPETLPGHLDYAIDAELKGIGLVRYGTAFVPEGRVLIRHLKKQQRME, from the coding sequence ATGAACCCATCGTTATACGAAATGCTTACCGGCAACTTTGCCGATGAGCTGGATCTGCATCAGGTCAGCGAAGAGGATCAGGTGATCCTCTCGGTGTTGGACAATATGCAGCGCATTCTTAACTGCCGGGCGGGCACGCTCGCCCATTTGCCGGACTATGGCCTGCCGGACATGAGCAAGATATTGCAGGGTATGCCTGGCACCGCACATTCGCTGATGACCACGCTATCACACACGTTACTGAAATATGAGCCGCGGCTGCAAAGCATCAAGATCGTTCTGTTGCCTGAAACCCTGCCAGGGCATCTGGATTATGCCATTGATGCAGAACTGAAAGGGATTGGCCTGGTGCGTTACGGCACTGCGTTCGTACCGGAAGGGCGGGTATTGATTCGACATCTGAAAAAACAACAGCGTATGGAGTAG
- a CDS encoding VasL domain-containing protein, with the protein MSALSSGNSVKTGGDPRTLAEFATLKEEIAKLSHPARPDVNWNKVEQLSLTLFRQNGVELQTAAWFTLARTQRAGLAGMQEGLQLIDGLLTHQWPVFWPQQTHARVEILAWLVARLQQVLRTQEFQYGDLALIYRIEKVLEHLCYVLQRLDLKHLSKLDGLRNQMHHAALRLESLESAATAPRVTEIQIEPEGAFQQEVTASPPLVYIIKEPAPLPPPLPTPEPEPEVVPNPPRWKSWHGFVAGIAISILVGAGTWWGIGSLRLSDTEQLLSDINKPLPQLLEPGQLAMLQQADRRNELARLEESVVQASGEQLLRLDSLPPLWALNYGNMQLQQLGALWPASPQVRQLADQWQQQREAQALSTSAMQDWHLAQTRLQQLADKLNALDSQRGRYMTVSELKSVVFAVQQPMNRTPPLEELLRQLEEQQRSGKVSSALQTQIDSRLTQVLNRYALLTAPAQ; encoded by the coding sequence ATGAGCGCACTATCATCAGGCAACAGCGTCAAAACCGGGGGGGATCCGCGTACCTTGGCTGAATTTGCCACGTTGAAAGAGGAGATCGCCAAGCTGAGTCACCCGGCACGCCCCGATGTCAACTGGAACAAGGTTGAACAGTTGAGCCTGACGCTGTTCCGGCAAAATGGCGTGGAGCTGCAAACGGCGGCGTGGTTTACGCTGGCCCGCACACAGCGCGCCGGGCTGGCGGGTATGCAAGAAGGGCTGCAGTTGATCGATGGATTGCTGACGCATCAGTGGCCGGTATTTTGGCCACAGCAGACGCATGCCAGAGTGGAAATTCTGGCGTGGTTGGTTGCCCGTCTGCAGCAGGTGCTGCGTACGCAAGAGTTCCAGTATGGCGATCTGGCGCTGATTTACCGCATTGAGAAAGTGTTGGAACACCTGTGCTACGTGCTGCAGCGTTTGGATCTGAAACATCTCAGTAAACTGGATGGTTTGCGTAATCAGATGCATCACGCCGCTTTGCGGCTGGAAAGCCTGGAATCAGCGGCGACCGCCCCCAGGGTGACCGAGATCCAGATCGAACCCGAAGGGGCATTCCAGCAAGAGGTGACTGCCTCTCCCCCATTGGTCTATATCATCAAAGAGCCTGCGCCGTTGCCACCGCCGTTACCCACACCAGAACCGGAGCCCGAGGTGGTGCCAAACCCGCCGCGCTGGAAGTCGTGGCATGGCTTTGTGGCGGGTATCGCGATCAGCATACTGGTGGGGGCAGGAACCTGGTGGGGGATTGGCTCTTTGCGGCTGTCGGACACCGAACAATTGCTGAGTGATATCAATAAGCCTTTGCCACAGTTGCTGGAACCGGGGCAGTTGGCCATGCTGCAACAAGCGGATCGTCGCAATGAGCTGGCTCGGCTGGAGGAATCGGTGGTGCAGGCCAGTGGCGAACAGCTGTTACGCTTGGATTCCTTGCCGCCGTTATGGGCGCTCAACTATGGCAACATGCAGCTCCAGCAGTTGGGCGCTTTATGGCCCGCCAGCCCGCAGGTCAGGCAATTGGCAGATCAGTGGCAACAGCAGCGCGAGGCGCAGGCGTTATCGACATCGGCCATGCAGGACTGGCATCTGGCGCAAACCCGCCTGCAGCAGTTGGCGGATAAGCTCAACGCGCTGGATTCCCAGCGTGGCCGCTATATGACGGTTTCAGAGCTAAAATCGGTGGTATTCGCCGTGCAGCAGCCGATGAACCGTACACCGCCGCTGGAGGAGTTACTGCGCCAACTGGAAGAGCAACAGCGCAGTGGCAAGGTATCATCAGCGCTGCAAACTCAGATCGACAGCCGCCTGACGCAGGTGTTGAATCGCTATGCGTTGCTGACCGCGCCCGCGCAATAA
- a CDS encoding glycoside hydrolase family 3 N-terminal domain-containing protein, with translation MPHLYQDASQPIEQRVADLLARMTPEEKFAQMHAFWLILASDGQHKVRTDLSDDFSGHQQAAALEQRLKTGVGQITRPLGSHVVEPAEGVRALNRLQKTLVEETRLGIPAMFHEECLVGLLCKDATLFPSSLNYAATWDPTLIEQVAQAIRSEAQSIGCHQGLAPVLDVSRDVRWGRTEETFGEDPYLVGIMATAYVRGLQGKQRDLLATLKHYVGHSFSEGARNHAPVHMGFRELNDTFLLPFEMAVKLANAGSVMPAYHDIDGQPCHSDPFLLTEVLREKWGFDGLIVADYGGVSLLHQHHGVSKDGAESAALSFNAGLDIELPKDDCALHLAQAIERGLISMAKIDEIVSRILHEKFRLGLFEHPYADESQAVLQRQETRDLAWQVAARSITLLENSDILPLQPKAGKTIAVIGPTADDPLALLSGYSFPVHLIISDMDAQTEQVTTPLQALRATYGEQHIRYAKGCHILEQRIAGAPVFPGDTGKPLQVSPVSQDVSLIPQAVRQAQESDIALVFVGDLAGLFQSGTVGEGSDTDSLQLPGVQQQLLAQVVATGTPTIVVMTGGRPYHLGGLEDKVAGYLMAFAPGQEGGRAIADVISGKQRPQGRLVVSVPKSAGAMPYYYNHKLKSGGTPIAFHFGARYPFGYGLSGTTFRYHDLQLAQQGIEIIGGEVNVQIGITNTGQQTGSEVVQVYVRDRVASLVRPIHELKAFQRVELAAGQSATLRFSIPTDMLNFTAMNNQRVVEPGEFDIQVGASSGDIRAKGVVTLVGTVHELPRDWRMVSECRVEKA, from the coding sequence ATGCCACACCTTTATCAGGATGCGTCACAACCCATTGAGCAGCGTGTAGCCGATCTGCTGGCACGCATGACGCCAGAAGAGAAATTCGCCCAGATGCATGCCTTCTGGCTCATTCTTGCCAGTGACGGCCAGCACAAAGTCCGTACGGATTTGAGTGATGACTTTAGTGGGCACCAGCAAGCCGCCGCATTGGAGCAGCGTTTAAAAACGGGCGTCGGGCAGATCACCCGTCCTCTGGGCTCCCATGTGGTTGAGCCCGCCGAAGGGGTACGCGCCCTGAATCGCTTACAGAAAACCCTGGTTGAAGAGACGCGGCTGGGGATCCCGGCCATGTTCCATGAAGAGTGCCTGGTCGGCTTGCTGTGTAAAGACGCCACGCTGTTTCCTTCCTCCTTGAATTACGCAGCCACCTGGGATCCAACGCTGATAGAACAGGTGGCGCAGGCCATTCGCTCAGAGGCACAAAGCATTGGTTGCCATCAGGGATTAGCCCCGGTGCTGGATGTTTCCCGCGACGTCCGTTGGGGGCGAACGGAAGAAACCTTTGGGGAAGACCCCTATCTGGTCGGCATCATGGCGACGGCCTATGTGCGCGGTCTACAGGGTAAGCAACGCGACTTGCTGGCCACGCTCAAGCATTATGTTGGCCACTCTTTCAGCGAAGGGGCACGCAACCATGCGCCAGTGCATATGGGGTTTCGTGAACTGAATGATACCTTTTTGCTGCCGTTTGAAATGGCCGTCAAACTGGCTAACGCGGGCTCGGTAATGCCTGCGTATCACGATATTGATGGGCAGCCCTGCCACAGCGATCCCTTTTTGCTCACCGAGGTGCTGCGTGAAAAATGGGGGTTTGATGGCCTGATCGTGGCTGACTATGGCGGCGTCAGCCTGCTGCACCAACATCATGGCGTCAGCAAGGACGGTGCAGAATCGGCAGCATTAAGCTTTAACGCCGGTTTGGACATTGAGTTACCCAAAGATGACTGCGCATTACATCTGGCCCAGGCCATTGAACGTGGTCTGATAAGCATGGCGAAAATCGACGAAATTGTCTCACGCATCCTGCATGAAAAATTCCGCCTTGGGCTGTTTGAACACCCTTACGCTGATGAGTCCCAGGCGGTTTTACAACGCCAGGAGACTCGCGATTTGGCCTGGCAAGTGGCCGCGCGCTCGATCACTCTGCTGGAGAATAGCGACATTCTGCCGCTGCAACCGAAAGCCGGGAAGACGATTGCGGTGATTGGCCCGACGGCGGACGATCCGCTGGCCCTGCTGAGTGGCTATAGTTTCCCGGTCCATTTGATCATCAGCGATATGGACGCACAGACCGAGCAGGTCACCACGCCGTTACAGGCATTGCGCGCCACTTATGGCGAACAGCATATCCGCTATGCCAAAGGTTGCCATATCCTGGAACAGCGCATAGCTGGCGCACCGGTGTTCCCTGGCGACACGGGTAAACCTTTACAGGTATCTCCGGTCTCTCAGGACGTGAGTTTGATCCCACAGGCCGTCAGACAGGCGCAGGAAAGCGATATCGCTTTGGTGTTTGTTGGCGATCTGGCCGGGTTGTTCCAGAGTGGTACCGTCGGCGAAGGCTCGGATACGGACAGCCTGCAATTACCGGGGGTACAGCAACAGTTACTGGCACAGGTAGTCGCTACCGGTACGCCGACGATCGTCGTGATGACGGGAGGCCGCCCTTACCACTTGGGCGGGCTGGAAGATAAGGTGGCGGGATACCTGATGGCCTTTGCCCCTGGGCAAGAAGGCGGACGGGCGATTGCCGATGTCATCAGTGGCAAACAGCGACCACAGGGCCGTTTGGTGGTTTCGGTGCCGAAAAGCGCGGGGGCGATGCCCTATTATTACAACCATAAACTGAAAAGCGGTGGCACCCCCATTGCCTTCCATTTTGGGGCTCGCTATCCGTTCGGCTACGGGTTGAGTGGCACCACGTTCCGCTACCATGATTTACAGTTGGCGCAACAGGGCATAGAGATTATCGGTGGGGAAGTGAACGTGCAGATTGGCATCACCAATACCGGGCAACAAACCGGCAGCGAGGTGGTACAAGTGTACGTGCGCGACAGGGTCGCATCGCTGGTCAGGCCAATACATGAGCTGAAAGCGTTCCAACGGGTTGAGCTGGCGGCAGGGCAAAGCGCGACATTGCGCTTCAGCATTCCTACCGACATGCTGAATTTTACCGCGATGAACAATCAGCGTGTGGTAGAACCGGGGGAGTTTGACATTCAGGTTGGAGCATCGAGTGGGGACATTCGGGCGAAAGGCGTAGTGACATTGGTAGGCACGGTGCATGAACTGCCCCGTGATTGGCGGATGGTCAGTGAATGCCGGGTTGAGAAGGCGTAA
- a CDS encoding MFS transporter: MIQTPVLSIKDKMGYGLGDMASALVWQTATLFLAYFYTDVFGLPAAIMGTMFLVVRAVDAFIDPCIGGMVDRTQTRHGKFRPWLLWFAIPFGVSCLITFYVPDISSTGKIIYACVTYSLLSLVYSAINVPYCAMPGALTMDPRERHSLQSWRFALSFIGGLIVTVIALPLVEILGQGNPQKGYFYAMSLMGLLGVVLFFCCFGLTRERYQPRNDTSGSMLNDLKLLWHNPQWRLVFIFNILLLVAVVIRGSATIYYIKYVLLRPELVFTFIVCGMIASFLGALLSETLLGRFDRVKSYQWTIVTFVIFNAAIFFIPVHFLWVIFAFNLIFSFTQNLTTPLQWTMFSDVVDYEEHRSGRRLDGLVFSTALFAIKFGLALGGAIVGWVLGIVDYLPNDAIQAPAVVTTINALFTLVPSLLFLLMAGLLFAYKLNSHFVRQIATLLSQKRAQTPQHTGPTANTPFLEQGE; this comes from the coding sequence ATGATACAAACCCCCGTCCTCTCGATTAAAGATAAAATGGGTTATGGCCTGGGCGATATGGCCAGCGCATTGGTATGGCAAACTGCCACCTTGTTTTTAGCTTACTTTTACACGGATGTTTTTGGTCTGCCTGCCGCCATCATGGGGACCATGTTTCTGGTGGTGCGGGCGGTTGATGCTTTTATTGATCCCTGTATTGGCGGGATGGTTGATCGCACACAAACCCGCCACGGAAAATTCCGCCCCTGGTTATTATGGTTTGCCATCCCCTTCGGCGTAAGTTGTCTGATCACTTTCTATGTTCCCGATATTTCGTCAACAGGCAAAATCATCTACGCCTGCGTGACCTACAGCTTGCTGAGCCTGGTCTATTCCGCCATCAACGTACCTTACTGTGCAATGCCGGGGGCGCTGACCATGGACCCGCGCGAACGGCATTCGCTGCAGTCGTGGCGCTTTGCGCTCTCCTTTATCGGCGGCTTGATCGTGACGGTGATCGCCCTCCCGCTGGTGGAGATCCTGGGCCAGGGCAACCCGCAGAAAGGCTATTTCTACGCCATGAGCCTGATGGGGTTGCTGGGGGTGGTTTTATTCTTTTGCTGCTTCGGCTTAACGCGCGAACGTTACCAACCCAGAAATGATACCTCTGGCTCAATGCTTAACGACCTCAAGTTACTGTGGCATAACCCGCAGTGGCGTCTGGTATTTATCTTCAATATCTTACTGCTGGTCGCCGTGGTTATCCGGGGTTCCGCGACGATCTATTACATTAAGTATGTGTTACTGCGCCCCGAGTTGGTTTTTACGTTTATTGTCTGCGGTATGATCGCGTCTTTCTTGGGTGCCCTGCTTTCAGAAACCCTGTTGGGCCGTTTTGACCGGGTCAAATCCTATCAATGGACCATCGTCACTTTTGTTATTTTTAATGCGGCCATCTTCTTTATTCCGGTCCATTTCCTGTGGGTGATTTTCGCTTTCAATCTGATCTTCAGCTTTACCCAGAACTTGACCACGCCCTTGCAGTGGACCATGTTCTCTGACGTGGTGGACTACGAAGAACATCGCTCCGGCCGCCGCCTGGACGGGCTGGTTTTCTCCACCGCGCTGTTCGCCATCAAGTTTGGTTTAGCCTTGGGCGGTGCGATTGTCGGCTGGGTGCTGGGCATTGTAGATTACCTGCCTAATGACGCGATACAGGCCCCCGCGGTGGTCACCACCATCAATGCCCTGTTTACGCTGGTGCCCTCATTACTGTTCCTGCTAATGGCCGGATTACTGTTTGCTTACAAGTTAAACAGCCATTTTGTCCGCCAGATTGCCACCCTACTGAGCCAGAAACGAGCTCAAACGCCGCAACATACCGGCCCCACAGCGAATACCCCATTTCTTGAACAAGGAGAATAA